The segment AATAAGTAATTTTATTACTCCATGGTGCCAGGTTTTTCTTGTGGTTTGGTTTTTGAATGAAGCAAGTGAGAAAGGGCTTCCCCAAATAtgagaaaaatgagagaaatgtTGAAGGAATTCTTTTAGCAGCAGCTAGCTAGCTAGCTAGCTATGTTGTGCTAATTGGAGTTTGATTATTATTCTCTATTCTATAGTATGATGTTTGGTTAAGaagtttattatttgtttgttacCTTACACCACTGAGGTCGAGTATTTTAGTATGTATGATATATTTCTCTAATGTGGGATACAACACATCGGATGCTGCTGAGTAATAAGACCCTTAGTATTCGGTTTTGCGTGAGTATAATGTGTTATGCTTTACCAGTATGAGTTCAATGTCAATGTCTGgacatatatttataaagtaTTGAGATATTCTTGAAAATAGTCTGTTAGGcgtctttcttttcttctcattcAACTTTCTGACTTCTGACTTCTTGATCGAGAGTATAGAGCTTTATTTAagcatttctttgtttaaagTCATTGCTTTTTTCGGGAATATATTGGTAGGtactctcttccttttttggaGAATATGTTCATAATACTTACTCTACCATTTTACCTTTTAAACTCTCTAACGAGAATGTTAATGTATGATCGAACTCCACTTATAATAATTGAGGCGTTTAGAGCCCATGATAGAGGTAGAGAATGAAAGTTCAAGGataaattattcataaatttattcaatattgTCATTATAATTGTTAGATAAGAAGTTATTTaccataataatttaaaatgatacaTATGACTATAAACACTTTCAAGAATGTTATGTTCATCTTAAAAACGAGAAAGTTTTTGTATCACAAACTCATATTCAGATTAGTCAATCCGAACATAAATTAATGGATAAAAACGTTAATTACCATTCAAAAGACttggaattttaaaaaacaaaacaaaacaattctTTGAAACAAATTGTAACTTTGATTCTAACAAGCAATAAGAATGaacattttcattcaataatagactaaataaaaagaacaataatgaATAATATCATTATTCCCCCAACATTGTTCCTTCCATTGTGCTCACCAAAAGGGTCTGAAAATGAGTTTGTGATGCAAAAACCACAAAAGTTATGGCCTTTGACTCTTTCAAAACACTGTACTTTGGTTTTAGGTgatgaaactaaaaaaagaaagcgaCCAAAAACCAACAAGAACTTCAATGGACCAACAAATTTGGTTCAACCAATTGTTGGGTGAATTTTGTTGAGAAATCATTCAAAGCTTCTTCTCATCCATTTAAAAGCGTTGGATAAAAATAACCAATTGGTTCAATGAAAGCCATAATAGACACTCTTTTTAGAAATCCTTAGCCTTTTGtgttgctttcttttctttttttgattcaGACCTCCTCACCCAGGAGGGAATGGAgatcaaagaaaacaacagaTTTTCAAGTATCTCCTCTCCATTAATGTCATCTTCTTCGATGGCTATCCTCCTGGTTGTTCTATGCTTTGTCTTTAACGACCCGAACGCTGCATTTGCAGTCGGACCGGGCGCTTCCTTCATTCCCAAAGATAACTTTCTCATTGACTGTGGAGCCAACAAGGAACTTGGTGCACTCCCTGATGGAAGACTGTTCCAAACTGATGAACAATCCGAACAGTACTTAGAGGCCAACGATCATCTCGTAGCAGCCGCTGCACCGGAGATGAAGGCACCGTCCCCGGTCGATTTAACAGCAAGAATATTCCTCCAAGAAGCTACttacatttttcaaatggCAGAGCCAGGATGGCATTGGCTACGCCTCCATTTCTTGCCTGTTAAAAGCAATGACTTTGATCTCTTAGAAGCCAAGTTTTCAGTAGTCACTGAAAAATATGTGTTGCTTCATAGCTTCAACATCAATAATGATTCCACATTTGTTCTTAAGGAGTTTCTTCTCAATATCACTGACCCAAAACTGTCAATCACATTCTTCCCATTGAAGAATTCAGCTGCTTTTATCAATGCCATCGAGGTCGTCTCGGCTCCGATGGACTTGATAGCTGACTCGAACATGGAACTGTCTCCAGTCGGGACGATCGAGGGGCTAACGAAATATGCGTTTCAGACATTGTATAGGTTGAACATGGGAGGACCTATAATCACTCCAAGAAATGACACTATTGGGAGGACATGGGAGACAGATGAGATATACAGGACACCAAAAGCAGCTGGTAGGAGTGTCATTGTTGAGACCAAGAGCATTAAATATCAAGATGGGTTGGAAGAAATTGGCATGTTAATAGCTCCTCCAAGTGTGTATGCCAGTGCAGTTCAAATGGGAGAAGCTCATACAAGTGTACCAAATTTTAATGTCACATGGAAATTGGAGGCAGATCCTTCATTTGGGTATCTAATTCGCTTCCATTTCTGTGACATTGTAAGCAAAGCACTCAATAATCTGTATTTCAATGTTTATGTAAATGGGAAGCCTGCTATAACCAACTTGGATTTGTCACACAAGCTAGGGAGTTTGGCTACTGCATACTACAAGGATGTTGTGGTTAATGCTTCCTTGATGGTAGGGGGATTGACGGTTCAAATTGGTCCGGCGAACGTCGAAACGGGTGATATGAATGCCATTTTGAATGGCTTAGAGGTACTGAAAATAAGCAATTCTGTTAATAGTTTGGATGGAGAGTTTGGAGTGGATGGTAAGTCTGCAAATGGGAGTAGTCGTGGTACGGTGGCTGCTGTTGGGTTTGCGATGATGTTCGGGGCGTTTGTCGGGCTCGGTGCTATGGTGATGAAATGGCATAAAAGGCCTCAAGATTGGCAGAAGAGGAACAGTTTCTCTTCTTGGTTGCTTCCTGTACATGCTGGGGACTCTAGCTTTATGAGCAAGAGCTCATATGGATCACACAAGACCAACCTTGGTTTAGGGCTTGGCAGGCTGTTTAGTTTGGCAGAGCTGCAAGAAGCCACCAAGAACTTTGATCCAAATTCAATAATTGGTGTTGGTGGGTTTGGAAATGTGTATATTGGAGTGATTGATGAAGGGACAAAAGTTGCTGTCAAGAGAGGAAATCCACAATCTGAACAAGGCATTACAGAATTCCAAACTGAAATTCATATGCTTTCCAAGCTCAGACATAGGCATTTGGTTTCTTTGATTGGTTATTGTGATGAAAACTCTGAGATGATCTTGGTTTATGAGTTCATGTCAAATGGTCCATTCAGAGATCACTTGTATGGAAAAGATGTGACTCCATTGTCATGGAAGCAAAGGCTAGAGATCTGTATTGGAGCGGCTCGAGGTCTTCATTACCTTCATACAGGAACGGCTCAGGGAATCATTCACCGTGATGTCAAAACAACCAATATTTTGCTCGACGAGAGCTTCACTGCTAAAGTAGCTGATTTCGGGCT is part of the Cucurbita pepo subsp. pepo cultivar mu-cu-16 chromosome LG12, ASM280686v2, whole genome shotgun sequence genome and harbors:
- the LOC111806781 gene encoding probable receptor-like protein kinase At4g39110, translating into MEIKENNRFSSISSPLMSSSSMAILLVVLCFVFNDPNAAFAVGPGASFIPKDNFLIDCGANKELGALPDGRLFQTDEQSEQYLEANDHLVAAAAPEMKAPSPVDLTARIFLQEATYIFQMAEPGWHWLRLHFLPVKSNDFDLLEAKFSVVTEKYVLLHSFNINNDSTFVLKEFLLNITDPKLSITFFPLKNSAAFINAIEVVSAPMDLIADSNMELSPVGTIEGLTKYAFQTLYRLNMGGPIITPRNDTIGRTWETDEIYRTPKAAGRSVIVETKSIKYQDGLEEIGMLIAPPSVYASAVQMGEAHTSVPNFNVTWKLEADPSFGYLIRFHFCDIVSKALNNLYFNVYVNGKPAITNLDLSHKLGSLATAYYKDVVVNASLMVGGLTVQIGPANVETGDMNAILNGLEVLKISNSVNSLDGEFGVDGKSANGSSRGTVAAVGFAMMFGAFVGLGAMVMKWHKRPQDWQKRNSFSSWLLPVHAGDSSFMSKSSYGSHKTNLGLGLGRLFSLAELQEATKNFDPNSIIGVGGFGNVYIGVIDEGTKVAVKRGNPQSEQGITEFQTEIHMLSKLRHRHLVSLIGYCDENSEMILVYEFMSNGPFRDHLYGKDVTPLSWKQRLEICIGAARGLHYLHTGTAQGIIHRDVKTTNILLDESFTAKVADFGLSKDAAMGQGHVSTAVKGSFGYLDPEYFRRQQLTEKSDVYSFGVVLLEALCARPAINPSLPREQVNLADWAMQCKRKGCLEKIMDPLLVGATNPESMTKLAEAAEKCLAEHGVDRPSMGDVLWNLEYALQLQESFSEGKGEDESTVASVAAVAPATAVDASTNAPNSVERPVVQAERSRQPVEVEDVDDDSGSTMFAHFSNLNGR